The following proteins are co-located in the Primulina tabacum isolate GXHZ01 chromosome 11, ASM2559414v2, whole genome shotgun sequence genome:
- the LOC142518770 gene encoding F-box/kelch-repeat protein At3g06240-like isoform X1 produces the protein MVNPQLPEDVIIEILIRLPVKSIVKLRCVSRTWRDLIRSPIFIHRYQNRERKQSVLLVKRYTTRQYEDEGILSFHNPDFPELLVSPNLSFPVLNDLDFPTRICSNFRSYSHVPIYGPCNGLVCIPVDNIIFLCNPALREFKPLPPPSITCPMGYRILAFEFGFGFDPNTGAYKVMQISQIREDYYEGLRLYLEHNYKDCLNLDDYESFDLYDSASNSWKHIDEELPKINFMPSFQTFFGGAMHWYAANDNINVYILCFDIRTEAFQLLDFPDDFPKAEDLASLTVLNENLALIGFPLWREEPEPSQVIEIWVMKQYGVKESWTKQFVIRPYVGFYPFLILNDEWLLVESDNGQLGRCALNENKFKGLPFYGFHLSLSAVVYEESLINLNDIISSDCENG, from the exons ATGGTGAATCCACAGCTGCCAGAGGATGTAATCATCGAAATTTTGATACGTCTCCCGGTGAAATCAATAGTAAAACTCAGGTGCGTTTCAAGAACATGGCGTGATTTGATTAGAAGTCCTATATTCATCCACAGATACCAAAACCGTGAGAGAAAACAGAGTGTGTTGCTTGTGAAACGCTATACGACACGACAATATGAAGACGAGGGGATACTCTCTTTTCACAATCCAGATTTCCCCGAATTATTGGTATCACCCAATCTATCCTTTCCTGTTTTGAATGATCTAGACTTCCCTACACGCATTTGTTCCAATTTCCGAAGTTATTCCCATGTCCCAATATATGGTCCTTGCAATGGGCTCGTTTGCATCCCAGTTgataatatcattttcttaTGCAATCCGGCATTGCGAGAATTCAAGCCGCTTCCCCCTCCGAGCATTACCTGTCCAATGGGTTATCGAATATTGGCTTTTGAATTTGGATTTGGGTTTGACCCAAACACTGGCGCTTACAAGGTAATGCAAATTTCGCAAATCCGTGAAGACTACTACGAAGGTTTACGTCTCTATCTGGAACACAACTACAAAGATTGTCTCAATCTGGATGATTACGAGAGCTTTGATTTATACGATTCAGCCTCCAATTCATGGAAGCATATAGATGAAGAACTGCCTAAGATTAATTTTATGCCTTCTTTTCAAACTTTCTTTGGTGGGGCTATGCACTGGTACGCAGCGAATGATAATATTAATGTATACATTCTTTGCTTTGACATAAGAACGGAGGCTTTTCAATTGTTAGACTTTCCTGATGATTTCCCCAAAGCAGAAGACCTCGCGAGCCTGACTGTGTTAAATGAGAATCTGGCATTGATTGGATTTCCACTATGGAGAGAAGAACCCGAACCAAGTCAGGTAATAGAGATTTGGGTTATGAAGCAATACGGGGTGAAAGAATCATGGACGAAGCAGTTTGTGATCCGCCCTTACGTGGGTTTTTACCCTTTTTTGATTTTGAACGATGAGTGGTTGCTGGTTGAATCCGACAACGGCCAATTGGGCCGTTGTGCACTTAATGAAAACAAGTTCAAGGGATTGCCATTCTACGGATTTCATTTGTCCTTAAGTGCTGTGGTTTATGAGGAGAGTCTGATTAATTTAAATGACATCATATCAAGTGATTGTGAAAACGG ataa
- the LOC142518770 gene encoding F-box/kelch-repeat protein At3g06240-like isoform X2, whose product MVNPQLPEDVIIEILIRLPVKSIVKLRCVSRTWRDLIRSPIFIHRYQNRERKQSVLLVKRYTTRQYEDEGILSFHNPDFPELLVSPNLSFPVLNDLDFPTRICSNFRSYSHVPIYGPCNGLVCIPVDNIIFLCNPALREFKPLPPPSITCPMGYRILAFEFGFGFDPNTGAYKVMQISQIREDYYEGLRLYLEHNYKDCLNLDDYESFDLYDSASNSWKHIDEELPKINFMPSFQTFFGGAMHWYAANDNINVYILCFDIRTEAFQLLDFPDDFPKAEDLASLTVLNENLALIGFPLWREEPEPSQVIEIWVMKQYGVKESWTKQFVIRPYVGFYPFLILNDEWLLVESDNGQLGRCALNENKFKGLPFYGFHLSLSAVVYEESLINLNDIISSDCENG is encoded by the coding sequence ATGGTGAATCCACAGCTGCCAGAGGATGTAATCATCGAAATTTTGATACGTCTCCCGGTGAAATCAATAGTAAAACTCAGGTGCGTTTCAAGAACATGGCGTGATTTGATTAGAAGTCCTATATTCATCCACAGATACCAAAACCGTGAGAGAAAACAGAGTGTGTTGCTTGTGAAACGCTATACGACACGACAATATGAAGACGAGGGGATACTCTCTTTTCACAATCCAGATTTCCCCGAATTATTGGTATCACCCAATCTATCCTTTCCTGTTTTGAATGATCTAGACTTCCCTACACGCATTTGTTCCAATTTCCGAAGTTATTCCCATGTCCCAATATATGGTCCTTGCAATGGGCTCGTTTGCATCCCAGTTgataatatcattttcttaTGCAATCCGGCATTGCGAGAATTCAAGCCGCTTCCCCCTCCGAGCATTACCTGTCCAATGGGTTATCGAATATTGGCTTTTGAATTTGGATTTGGGTTTGACCCAAACACTGGCGCTTACAAGGTAATGCAAATTTCGCAAATCCGTGAAGACTACTACGAAGGTTTACGTCTCTATCTGGAACACAACTACAAAGATTGTCTCAATCTGGATGATTACGAGAGCTTTGATTTATACGATTCAGCCTCCAATTCATGGAAGCATATAGATGAAGAACTGCCTAAGATTAATTTTATGCCTTCTTTTCAAACTTTCTTTGGTGGGGCTATGCACTGGTACGCAGCGAATGATAATATTAATGTATACATTCTTTGCTTTGACATAAGAACGGAGGCTTTTCAATTGTTAGACTTTCCTGATGATTTCCCCAAAGCAGAAGACCTCGCGAGCCTGACTGTGTTAAATGAGAATCTGGCATTGATTGGATTTCCACTATGGAGAGAAGAACCCGAACCAAGTCAGGTAATAGAGATTTGGGTTATGAAGCAATACGGGGTGAAAGAATCATGGACGAAGCAGTTTGTGATCCGCCCTTACGTGGGTTTTTACCCTTTTTTGATTTTGAACGATGAGTGGTTGCTGGTTGAATCCGACAACGGCCAATTGGGCCGTTGTGCACTTAATGAAAACAAGTTCAAGGGATTGCCATTCTACGGATTTCATTTGTCCTTAAGTGCTGTGGTTTATGAGGAGAGTCTGATTAATTTAAATGACATCATATCAAGTGATTGTGAAAACGGGTAA